The Parcubacteria group bacterium genome has a window encoding:
- a CDS encoding MliC family protein encodes MKKIFWIMGAVILLAGCSVQKDTTKEQVTSEPSDMAVIYNCQSQEVKVDFNNAVEPQTAQLFFTGKVHENVILPLVMSASGAKYSDGVVTFWTHQGEATLMMESDGKNIICTQQNMTADEPVITDGNGNAVMPGCKTWFDGCNTCTVSDDGKLSCAKKYCAPELMQKARCMDES; translated from the coding sequence ATGAAAAAGATTTTTTGGATAATGGGCGCAGTGATCCTTCTCGCTGGTTGCAGCGTACAAAAGGATACAACAAAAGAACAAGTGACGAGCGAACCAAGTGATATGGCAGTGATCTATAATTGTCAGAGTCAGGAGGTAAAAGTTGACTTCAATAATGCTGTGGAGCCTCAAACAGCACAACTCTTTTTTACAGGCAAAGTGCATGAAAACGTGATCCTTCCATTGGTTATGTCGGCATCCGGTGCAAAGTATTCCGATGGCGTGGTAACGTTTTGGACACACCAAGGAGAAGCCACTCTCATGATGGAGTCCGATGGCAAAAATATCATATGTACACAACAAAATATGACGGCAGACGAGCCTGTGATCACAGATGGCAATGGAAATGCTGTCATGCCGGGATGCAAGACATGGTTTGACGGATGTAATACATGTACAGTGAGCGATGATGGGAAACTTAGTTGTGCAAAGAAATATTGCGCACCGGAATTGATGCAAAAAGCGCGATGTATGGATGAGTCATAG